A genomic region of Ehrlichia japonica contains the following coding sequences:
- a CDS encoding O-methyltransferase, whose product MRNKILSKKLQYIHDLFSITDAEVVATHQLIKDDISLMQLNLIEGQILQLLIKMNNIKSIIEIGTFVGSSAMCMAKALSENGHIYTIEKNTINAELAEDNFKKYNLSHKITVINDIGTLALQKLTNMSPFDMIFIDANKSGYCDYLDWAESNIKKNGLIVADNTLLFGNVYSNNNAIKKVSKTTIDKMLSFNERLSDKDKYLTTLLPTEEGMTIALKLF is encoded by the coding sequence ATGCGTAACAAAATACTAAGCAAAAAATTACAATACATACATGATTTATTTTCAATCACAGACGCAGAAGTTGTAGCAACACATCAACTTATTAAAGATGATATATCCTTAATGCAACTTAATCTTATAGAAGGACAAATATTACAATTATTAATAAAGATGAACAATATAAAATCTATAATTGAAATTGGAACTTTTGTTGGCTCATCTGCTATGTGCATGGCTAAAGCATTATCAGAAAATGGGCATATATATACTATAGAAAAAAACACTATAAATGCTGAATTAGCAGAAGACAACTTTAAAAAATACAACTTATCTCACAAGATCACAGTAATAAATGACATAGGAACATTAGCATTACAAAAACTAACCAATATGTCACCGTTTGATATGATATTTATAGATGCTAATAAATCAGGATATTGTGATTACTTAGACTGGGCAGAATCAAATATCAAGAAAAATGGTTTAATAGTTGCAGATAATACACTATTATTTGGTAATGTATATTCTAATAATAACGCAATAAAAAAAGTGTCTAAAACTACAATAGATAAAATGCTCTCCTTCAATGAAAGGCTATCTGATAAAGATAAATATCTCACAACTTTACTTCCTACAGAAGAAGGCATGACAATTGCACTGAAATTATTCTAA
- the cutA gene encoding divalent-cation tolerance protein CutA produces the protein MQNISLIYTTAPTYEDAYHISNILLDNKLIACANIFNNVTSVYLWENEVHNNTECAIILKTTNNLVQDTANKIQEIHPYDTPAIIIIDSINANDKFIQWVNHCTVS, from the coding sequence ATGCAAAATATTTCTTTAATCTATACAACTGCCCCTACTTATGAAGATGCATATCACATAAGTAATATTCTTTTAGATAATAAGCTAATAGCATGTGCTAACATATTTAATAATGTTACATCAGTATACCTCTGGGAAAATGAAGTACATAATAATACTGAATGTGCTATTATATTAAAAACAACAAATAACTTAGTCCAAGATACCGCAAATAAAATACAAGAAATCCACCCATACGATACTCCTGCAATCATTATTATAGATTCAATTAATGCAAATGACAAATTTATACAGTGGGTAAATCATTGTACTGTTTCATAA
- a CDS encoding response regulator, protein MKKRHTDNTQDNKVDFVIRKYGLSVCKLSIFLIAPLLCISSLYLFNIYDSYINIIINFIFTSISILAISIQLRQYLYIIASIEYQNMIFANSLNHNTEFCLIIKNDGKVVYADARFYERFIKNQEKKLDLFDILKLGNISKQEIEAFKNALKNKLSVNTYFCLNTKNKISNFTLILDPVLENPEIEISYVKTTNLFFAPLARPQEYFVLKAIKITKEQVYERLIQKHCVGAYLLNHRGVILSVNDTFLKMFELNSIENGTTFANFLTKNYNKEKIIDNNTVTLSTTTGIKFKAYISQAAFYDKNNHSYIYGLLTPVNSDTLNYHLHPCFIEAPIAILQCNTDGKILKSNNTLKRLVKHSKEYIFEYILPSYNKKIKKYFQNNIVKNMSLEAQLYNNLYVKIYFNKFIHQNNMFIICYITDSEDRKNLEIQLEQSQKMQAIGQLAGGIAHDFNNILTAIIGFCDLLLIRHTATDPSFSDIMQIKQNANRATNLIKQLLAFSRKQTLQPKIFDVNNIIADLLHMIKRLINESIELKIQYEQNINLVKADLCQLEQVIINLVVNARAAMETGGQLTIKTYNTKTDALKILLKDMFSPDKEQIEDGEYVAIEVSDTGHGMEDKIMKKIFDPFFSTKETVAGIGLGLSTVYGIVKQTDGYIYVKSTVNLGTTFIILIPTVHLSSSNDIEIPYNKYSNEVSTVLPEISTSTTILLIEDEDPVRIFVTRALTKKGFKVIDISCGDQALEIIKKYPIDIVISDVVMPKISGPEIVEKILKVKPNIQIIFISGYAEEVFNKHNNINASKINFLSKPFTLKQLTEKVLEISNNHLQN, encoded by the coding sequence ATGAAAAAAAGGCATACTGATAACACACAAGACAATAAAGTAGACTTTGTAATAAGAAAATATGGATTATCAGTATGTAAATTATCTATTTTTTTAATAGCTCCATTATTGTGCATATCCAGTTTATATCTCTTTAATATATACGATAGTTATATAAACATAATTATTAATTTCATATTCACCAGCATCAGTATATTGGCAATATCAATACAATTACGGCAATACTTGTATATCATTGCTTCTATAGAATACCAAAACATGATCTTCGCTAATTCCTTAAATCATAATACGGAATTCTGCCTGATAATAAAAAATGATGGGAAAGTTGTATATGCTGACGCAAGGTTTTACGAAAGATTTATAAAAAATCAAGAAAAGAAATTAGATCTATTTGATATATTAAAACTAGGTAATATTAGTAAGCAAGAAATTGAAGCATTTAAAAACGCACTAAAAAACAAGTTATCTGTTAATACATACTTCTGTTTAAATACAAAAAATAAAATCTCTAACTTTACATTAATATTAGATCCAGTATTAGAGAATCCAGAAATAGAAATTAGTTATGTAAAAACTACAAATCTGTTCTTTGCTCCACTTGCAAGACCACAAGAATATTTTGTACTTAAAGCTATAAAAATTACTAAAGAACAAGTATATGAAAGATTAATACAGAAACATTGTGTAGGCGCATATCTACTTAACCATAGAGGAGTAATATTATCTGTAAATGATACTTTCCTGAAAATGTTTGAATTAAATTCTATAGAGAATGGCACTACATTTGCTAATTTTTTAACAAAAAATTATAATAAGGAAAAAATCATAGACAATAACACAGTTACTTTATCAACAACTACTGGAATTAAATTTAAAGCATATATATCACAAGCTGCATTTTATGACAAAAATAACCACAGTTACATTTATGGTCTCCTAACTCCAGTAAACTCCGACACTCTTAATTATCATTTACACCCATGTTTTATAGAAGCACCAATAGCTATTCTACAATGTAATACAGATGGTAAAATATTAAAATCAAATAATACACTAAAAAGACTAGTTAAACATAGTAAAGAGTATATTTTTGAATACATATTACCTTCATACAATAAAAAAATTAAAAAATATTTCCAAAATAATATTGTAAAAAATATGTCATTAGAAGCACAACTCTATAACAATTTATATGTAAAAATTTATTTTAACAAATTTATACATCAGAATAATATGTTTATTATATGCTACATCACTGATAGCGAAGATCGTAAAAATCTAGAAATACAATTAGAACAATCACAAAAAATGCAAGCTATCGGACAATTAGCTGGAGGGATAGCACATGATTTTAACAATATTTTAACAGCAATAATAGGCTTTTGCGATCTGTTATTGATAAGACATACTGCAACAGACCCTTCTTTTTCAGATATAATGCAAATAAAACAAAATGCAAATAGAGCAACAAATTTGATAAAACAATTATTAGCTTTCTCAAGAAAGCAAACCTTACAACCTAAAATTTTTGATGTAAATAACATCATTGCAGATCTATTACACATGATAAAGAGATTAATTAATGAAAGTATAGAACTAAAGATTCAATATGAACAAAATATTAACTTAGTAAAAGCAGATTTATGTCAACTAGAACAAGTAATTATTAATCTTGTAGTAAATGCAAGGGCTGCAATGGAAACAGGAGGGCAATTAACTATAAAAACCTATAACACTAAAACAGATGCTTTAAAGATATTATTAAAAGACATGTTTTCTCCGGATAAAGAACAAATAGAAGATGGAGAATACGTTGCAATAGAAGTTTCAGATACAGGACATGGCATGGAAGACAAGATAATGAAAAAAATCTTTGATCCATTTTTTTCTACAAAAGAAACAGTTGCCGGTATAGGGTTAGGTTTATCTACAGTATACGGAATAGTAAAACAAACAGATGGATATATATATGTTAAAAGTACAGTAAATTTAGGTACCACCTTTATTATCCTTATCCCTACGGTACATTTATCAAGCAGTAATGACATTGAAATACCATACAATAAATATTCAAACGAAGTAAGTACTGTACTACCAGAGATCAGTACTTCAACAACTATTTTATTAATTGAAGACGAAGACCCTGTCAGAATATTTGTTACAAGAGCATTAACTAAAAAAGGATTTAAAGTCATAGACATAAGCTGTGGAGATCAAGCATTAGAAATAATCAAAAAATATCCTATAGATATTGTTATCAGTGACGTAGTAATGCCAAAAATAAGTGGTCCAGAAATCGTAGAAAAAATACTAAAAGTTAAACCAAATATTCAAATTATTTTTATTTCTGGATACGCCGAAGAAGTATTTAACAAACACAATAACATAAATGCAAGCAAAATCAATTTCCTATCAAAACCTTTTACTCTTAAGCAACTTACAGAAAAAGTATTAGAGATATCAAATAACCATTTACAAAACTAA
- a CDS encoding 4-(cytidine 5'-diphospho)-2-C-methyl-D-erythritol kinase: MSKFLVKAPAKVNLFLHITGKRDDQYHYLESLFVFVNVYDILEVDVGASKSGVYFSNFKISQYNNTVYKAIELLLKHSAIRPNVSVSIIKNILVSAGLAGGSADAAAIMRLLGNMWNIDYRLLQDLALKIGSDVPACLESKTLFAKGVGEDILLLPDLLLPKYIILVAPRGKALSTAKIFNNYQSCTYSPSICDKLPVKGDDWMELIYNSKNDLLEVALRFVPEIEEILFVLKKLKNSVIARMTGSGVTCFALFNELSHAEDAARKLQMTRPDWIVFNAKIL, from the coding sequence ATGTCAAAGTTTTTAGTTAAAGCACCAGCAAAAGTTAACTTGTTTTTACATATTACTGGTAAACGAGATGATCAATATCATTATTTAGAATCATTGTTTGTTTTTGTGAATGTTTACGATATATTGGAAGTTGATGTTGGTGCTTCAAAGAGTGGGGTCTATTTCTCAAATTTTAAGATTAGTCAGTATAATAATACTGTATATAAAGCAATAGAATTGTTATTGAAGCATAGTGCTATACGTCCTAATGTTTCTGTAAGTATTATAAAAAACATTTTAGTATCTGCAGGCTTAGCAGGTGGGTCAGCTGATGCTGCTGCTATTATGCGTTTATTAGGTAATATGTGGAATATTGATTACAGATTATTACAGGATTTAGCTTTAAAAATTGGAAGTGATGTTCCAGCATGTTTAGAATCAAAGACCCTTTTCGCTAAAGGGGTAGGGGAAGATATATTGTTATTACCTGATTTGTTATTGCCAAAATATATTATACTTGTTGCTCCAAGAGGTAAGGCATTAAGTACAGCAAAAATCTTTAATAATTATCAGAGTTGTACTTACTCTCCTTCAATATGTGATAAACTTCCTGTAAAAGGAGATGATTGGATGGAATTAATTTATAATTCTAAAAATGATTTATTAGAGGTAGCATTAAGGTTTGTTCCTGAAATAGAAGAAATATTGTTTGTATTAAAGAAATTAAAAAATTCCGTGATTGCACGTATGACTGGTAGTGGTGTAACATGTTTTGCTTTGTTTAACGAATTAAGTCATGCTGAAGATGCAGCTAGGAAATTACAAATGACACGTCCTGATTGGATAGTTTTTAATGCTAAAATACTTTAG